Proteins co-encoded in one Sulfuricystis thermophila genomic window:
- a CDS encoding acetolactate synthase 3 catalytic subunit — protein sequence MTHDNDGTKKMHLTGAEIVIRCLQEEKVDYVFGYPGGSVLFIYDELFKQDQVKHVLVRHEQAAVHAADAYSRSSDKVGVCLVTSGPGVTNAVTGIATAYMDSIPLVVLTGQVPTAYIGQDAFQEADTVGITRPCVKHNFLVKDVKDLAVTIKKAFYLAKTGRPGPVLVDIPKDITIQKTEFHYPKTISMRSYNPVVKGHTGQIKKAVQLLLEAKRPMIYTGGGVILSNAAEKLTKLTRMLGFPITQTLMGLGGYPATDRQFLGMLGMHGTYEANMAVQECDVLLAIGARFDDRVIGNPEHFARNPRKIIHVDIDPSSISKRVKVDVPIVGNVPDVIDEIIRQLEASEGKPDAKHLAAWWEKIEGWRGKQCLKYKMGSELIMPQYVVEKLYEVTGGDAFVTSDVGQHQMWAAQYYKFDKPRRWINSGGLGTMGFGLPAAMGVRFANPDATVACITGEGSIQMNIQELSTCKQFHLPIKILCLNNGYLGMVRQWQQMFHGNRYAESYVDALPDFVKLAEAYGHVGLRIEKPADVEPALKEAFVKHKNQLVFLDFLTDKTANVFPMVAAGKGLSEMILAEEL from the coding sequence GTGACCCACGACAACGATGGAACGAAAAAAATGCATTTGACAGGCGCGGAGATTGTAATCAGGTGTCTCCAGGAAGAAAAGGTCGACTATGTGTTCGGCTACCCTGGCGGCTCGGTGTTGTTCATTTACGATGAGCTGTTCAAGCAGGATCAAGTCAAGCACGTGCTGGTGCGCCACGAGCAGGCGGCGGTGCATGCAGCCGATGCCTATTCCCGTTCGTCGGACAAGGTAGGCGTCTGTCTCGTCACCTCCGGACCGGGGGTGACCAACGCGGTGACCGGTATCGCCACCGCCTACATGGATTCGATTCCGCTGGTGGTGCTCACCGGCCAGGTGCCCACTGCCTACATCGGCCAGGACGCCTTCCAGGAGGCGGATACGGTCGGCATCACCCGTCCCTGCGTCAAGCACAATTTCCTCGTCAAGGACGTCAAGGATCTCGCCGTCACGATCAAGAAAGCGTTCTATCTCGCCAAGACCGGCCGTCCCGGCCCGGTGCTGGTCGACATCCCGAAGGACATCACGATCCAGAAGACCGAGTTCCACTATCCGAAGACCATCTCGATGCGTTCTTACAACCCGGTGGTCAAAGGACACACCGGCCAGATCAAGAAGGCGGTCCAGCTGTTGCTGGAGGCGAAGCGGCCGATGATCTATACCGGCGGTGGGGTGATCCTCTCGAACGCCGCCGAGAAGCTGACCAAACTCACGCGCATGCTCGGTTTTCCGATCACCCAGACCCTGATGGGGTTGGGTGGCTATCCGGCCACCGACCGACAGTTCCTCGGCATGCTGGGCATGCACGGTACCTATGAAGCCAACATGGCGGTGCAGGAATGCGACGTGCTGCTGGCGATCGGCGCGCGTTTCGACGATCGCGTGATCGGTAATCCGGAGCACTTCGCGCGCAATCCGCGCAAGATCATCCACGTCGATATCGATCCGTCGTCGATCTCCAAGCGCGTCAAGGTCGATGTGCCGATCGTCGGCAACGTGCCCGACGTGATCGACGAGATCATCCGCCAGCTGGAAGCCAGCGAAGGCAAGCCCGATGCCAAGCATCTCGCGGCGTGGTGGGAGAAAATCGAAGGCTGGCGTGGCAAGCAGTGCCTCAAGTACAAGATGGGCAGCGAGCTGATCATGCCGCAGTACGTCGTCGAGAAGCTCTACGAGGTGACCGGTGGCGATGCCTTCGTCACCTCCGACGTCGGCCAGCACCAGATGTGGGCGGCGCAGTATTACAAGTTCGACAAGCCGCGCCGCTGGATCAATTCCGGTGGCTTGGGCACGATGGGTTTCGGCCTGCCGGCGGCGATGGGGGTGCGCTTCGCCAATCCCGATGCCACGGTGGCCTGCATTACCGGTGAAGGCTCCATCCAGATGAACATCCAGGAGCTGTCGACCTGCAAGCAGTTCCACTTACCGATCAAGATCCTTTGTCTCAACAACGGCTATCTCGGCATGGTGCGCCAGTGGCAGCAGATGTTCCATGGCAACCGTTATGCCGAATCCTACGTCGATGCGCTGCCGGACTTCGTCAAGCTCGCCGAGGCCTATGGCCATGTCGGCCTGCGCATCGAGAAGCCGGCCGACGTCGAGCCGGCGCTCAAGGAAGCCTTCGTCAAGCACAAGAACCAGCTGGTGTTCCTCGACTTCTTGACCGACAAGACCGCCAACGTGTTCCCGATGGTCGCTGCCGGCAAGGGGCTGTCCGAAATGATCCTGGCCGAGGAGCTGTGA
- a CDS encoding DUF2069 domain-containing protein, with product MSAACRPASAEFRRLHRLTLIASASLIALIALCLAWELWLAPLRPGGSWLALKALPLLLPLFGILHGRRTTHQWASLLILLYLLEGLTRLISDAGTSRWLAAGETLLAGIFFAAALAFARLSAPARRKAAITAAD from the coding sequence ATGTCCGCTGCGTGCCGTCCTGCCAGCGCCGAGTTTCGCCGCCTCCATCGTCTGACCCTGATCGCCAGCGCCAGCCTGATCGCATTGATCGCCCTCTGCCTCGCCTGGGAGCTGTGGCTCGCTCCGTTGCGCCCCGGCGGTTCCTGGCTTGCGCTGAAGGCGCTGCCGTTGCTGCTGCCGCTGTTCGGCATCCTGCACGGCCGGCGCACCACCCATCAATGGGCGAGCCTGCTGATCCTGTTGTATCTGCTCGAAGGGTTGACGCGGCTCATCAGCGATGCCGGCACGAGCCGCTGGCTGGCCGCCGGCGAGACCCTGCTCGCCGGCATTTTTTTCGCCGCCGCGCTGGCTTTTGCGCGCCTGTCTGCGCCCGCGCGACGAAAAGCCGCGATCACAGCTGCGGATTGA
- a CDS encoding 2-isopropylmalate synthase, which translates to MSKPQLLIFDTTLRDGEQSPGAAMTREEKMRIARQLERMRVDVIEAGFAAASPGDYEAIRAIAEVIKDSTVCSLARANEKDVRRAGEAIRPAARGRIHTFIATSPIHMEKKLRMKPDEVVAAAVQAVKWAREYTDDVEFSAEDAVRSDFDFLCRVFDAVIKAGAKTINVPDTVGYSIPAEWGERMRALIENVPDSDKVIWSTHCHNDLGLAVANSLAAVLNGARQVECTINGLGERAGNAALEEVVMAVRTRKDLFPVETRIDTTQIVAASRLVSQITGYVVQPNKAIVGANAFAHESGIHQDGVLKHRETYEIMRAEDVGWNANRISLGKLSGRNAFRTKLAELGIQLESEEALNAAFARFKELADKKREIFDEDLHAIVSDEMVTPEVEHYKLVASRFHSETGEAPSAELTLAIGGVEKRAQATGSGPVDATFRAIESVVDSGAELLLYSVNAITTGTDAQGEVTVRLAKEGRIVNGQGADTDIIVASAKAYLNALNKLYAGAERVNPQL; encoded by the coding sequence ATGAGCAAACCACAGTTGTTGATTTTCGACACCACCTTGCGCGATGGCGAACAGAGCCCGGGCGCGGCCATGACGCGCGAGGAGAAGATGCGCATCGCCCGGCAGTTGGAGCGGATGCGGGTGGATGTGATCGAGGCGGGCTTCGCGGCCGCCAGCCCCGGCGATTACGAGGCGATCCGGGCAATCGCCGAAGTGATCAAGGATTCGACGGTGTGTTCGCTGGCGCGCGCCAACGAGAAGGACGTGCGCCGCGCCGGCGAGGCGATCCGGCCGGCGGCACGCGGCCGCATCCACACCTTCATCGCCACTTCGCCGATCCACATGGAGAAGAAGCTGCGCATGAAGCCCGACGAAGTCGTCGCGGCGGCGGTGCAGGCGGTCAAGTGGGCACGCGAATACACGGACGACGTCGAGTTTTCCGCCGAGGATGCGGTGCGTTCGGACTTCGATTTTCTATGCCGCGTTTTCGACGCGGTGATCAAGGCGGGGGCCAAGACCATCAACGTACCCGACACCGTCGGTTACAGCATTCCGGCAGAGTGGGGCGAGCGTATGCGTGCGCTGATCGAGAACGTGCCCGATTCCGACAAGGTGATCTGGTCGACCCACTGCCATAACGACCTCGGCCTCGCCGTCGCCAATTCGCTCGCTGCGGTGCTCAATGGCGCGCGCCAGGTCGAATGTACGATCAACGGCCTGGGCGAACGTGCCGGCAATGCCGCGCTCGAAGAGGTGGTGATGGCGGTGCGCACGCGCAAGGACCTGTTCCCGGTCGAGACGCGCATCGACACGACGCAGATCGTCGCGGCCTCGCGCCTCGTCTCGCAGATCACCGGTTACGTCGTGCAGCCGAACAAGGCGATCGTCGGCGCGAACGCCTTCGCGCACGAGTCGGGCATCCATCAGGACGGCGTGCTCAAGCATCGCGAGACCTACGAGATCATGCGCGCCGAAGACGTCGGCTGGAATGCCAATCGGATCTCGCTCGGCAAACTTTCAGGTCGCAATGCCTTCCGCACCAAGCTCGCCGAGCTCGGCATCCAGCTCGAGAGCGAGGAGGCGCTGAATGCCGCGTTTGCGCGTTTCAAGGAGCTGGCCGACAAGAAACGCGAAATCTTCGACGAGGACCTGCATGCCATCGTCTCCGACGAGATGGTCACGCCCGAGGTCGAGCATTACAAGCTGGTCGCTTCGCGCTTCCATTCCGAAACCGGGGAAGCGCCCAGCGCCGAACTGACCCTGGCGATCGGCGGGGTCGAGAAGCGCGCGCAGGCCACCGGCAGCGGACCGGTGGATGCCACCTTCCGCGCGATCGAGTCGGTGGTGGATAGCGGTGCCGAACTGTTGCTCTATTCGGTGAATGCGATCACCACCGGCACCGATGCCCAGGGCGAGGTGACCGTACGCCTGGCGAAGGAAGGCCGCATCGTCAATGGCCAGGGGGCGGATACCGACATCATCGTCGCCTCGGCGAAAGCCTATCTGAACGCCCTCAACAAGCTCTACGCCGGCGCCGAGCGGGTCAATCCGCAGCTGTGA
- the ilvC gene encoding ketol-acid reductoisomerase → MKVYYDKDADLSLIKGKKVTIVGYGSQGHAHAQNLKDSGVKVTVGLRKGGASWAKAEKAGLKVEEIAKAVKGADVVMMLLPDETIPAVYYADVEPNLKKGAALAFAHGFNIHYNQVVPRDDIDVIMIAPKGPGHTVRSEYLRGGGVPSLIAVYQDKSGKAKDIALSYAAANGGTKGGVIETTFREETETDLFGEQAVLCGGLVELIKAGFETLTEAGYAPEMAYFECLHEVKLIVDLIFEGGIANMNYSISNNAEFGEYVTGPKVIGPEARAAMKEALRNIQNGDYAKQFILEGKTNYPAMTARRRLIAAHPIEQVGAQLRDMMPWIKAKALVDKSKN, encoded by the coding sequence ATGAAAGTCTATTACGACAAGGACGCCGACCTCTCGCTGATCAAGGGCAAGAAGGTGACGATCGTCGGCTATGGCTCGCAGGGCCACGCGCATGCGCAAAACCTCAAGGACTCGGGCGTCAAGGTGACCGTCGGCCTGCGCAAGGGCGGCGCTTCCTGGGCGAAGGCCGAAAAAGCCGGCCTGAAGGTCGAGGAGATCGCCAAGGCGGTCAAGGGGGCAGACGTCGTCATGATGCTGCTGCCCGACGAGACCATTCCCGCGGTGTATTACGCCGATGTCGAGCCCAACCTCAAGAAAGGGGCAGCGCTGGCTTTCGCGCACGGTTTCAACATCCATTACAACCAGGTCGTGCCGCGCGATGACATCGACGTGATCATGATCGCGCCGAAGGGGCCCGGTCACACGGTGCGTTCCGAATACCTGCGCGGCGGTGGGGTGCCTTCCCTGATCGCGGTCTATCAGGACAAGTCCGGTAAGGCCAAGGACATCGCACTCTCCTATGCCGCGGCCAACGGCGGCACCAAGGGCGGTGTGATCGAGACCACCTTCCGCGAGGAGACCGAAACCGACCTGTTCGGCGAGCAGGCGGTGCTCTGCGGCGGCCTCGTCGAACTGATCAAGGCCGGCTTCGAGACACTCACCGAAGCCGGGTATGCGCCCGAGATGGCCTATTTCGAGTGCCTGCACGAGGTGAAGCTGATCGTCGACCTGATCTTCGAGGGCGGCATCGCCAACATGAACTACTCGATCTCCAACAATGCCGAATTCGGCGAGTATGTCACCGGCCCGAAGGTCATCGGCCCCGAGGCGCGTGCGGCGATGAAGGAGGCGTTGAGGAACATCCAGAACGGTGATTACGCCAAGCAGTTCATCCTCGAAGGCAAGACCAACTACCCGGCCATGACGGCGCGGCGCCGCTTGATTGCCGCACACCCGATCGAGCAGGTGGGCGCCCAGTTGCGCGACATGATGCCCTGGATCAAGGCCAAGGCCCTGGTGGATAAGTCCAAGAACTAA
- the pssA gene encoding CDP-diacylglycerol--serine O-phosphatidyltransferase: protein MADYRPRKTLFNPELRRRGIYILPNLFTTAALFSGFYAIVQAMNGKFEVAAVAIFIAMVFDGLDGRVARLTHTQSAFGAEYDSLSDMVSFGAAPALVVYEWALKDLGKLGWIAAFIYCVGAALRLARFNTNIEVVDKRWFQGLPSPAAAALVSGLVWVLIDNEWSGQEARWYACSLTIFAGVTMVTNLRYYSGKNINLRKSVPFIIVVAVALGFALVSSYPPGVLFALFLVYALSGYLLAALDWLSKRKKLAPGE, encoded by the coding sequence ATGGCCGATTACCGCCCCCGCAAGACCTTGTTCAATCCGGAACTGCGCCGGCGGGGTATTTACATCCTGCCCAACCTGTTTACCACGGCGGCGCTGTTTTCGGGTTTCTATGCGATCGTCCAGGCGATGAACGGCAAGTTCGAGGTCGCGGCGGTGGCGATCTTCATCGCGATGGTGTTCGATGGACTCGATGGCCGCGTCGCGCGGCTGACGCACACGCAAAGCGCTTTCGGCGCCGAATACGATTCGCTTTCCGACATGGTCTCTTTCGGGGCAGCGCCGGCGCTGGTGGTGTATGAATGGGCGCTCAAGGACCTCGGTAAACTCGGCTGGATTGCCGCCTTCATCTATTGCGTCGGCGCCGCGCTGCGTCTGGCGCGTTTCAACACCAATATCGAGGTGGTGGACAAACGCTGGTTCCAGGGCTTGCCAAGCCCGGCGGCTGCCGCGCTGGTGTCTGGCCTCGTCTGGGTGCTGATCGACAATGAATGGAGTGGCCAGGAGGCGCGTTGGTATGCCTGTAGCCTGACCATTTTCGCCGGGGTGACGATGGTGACCAATCTGCGCTACTACTCCGGCAAGAACATCAACTTGAGAAAGAGCGTGCCGTTCATCATCGTCGTCGCCGTGGCGCTCGGTTTCGCGCTGGTGTCGAGCTATCCACCCGGCGTGCTGTTCGCGCTGTTTCTCGTCTATGCCTTGTCCGGCTACCTCCTTGCCGCACTCGACTGGCTGTCGAAGCGCAAAAAGCTTGCACCGGGCGAATAG
- a CDS encoding RNA polymerase sigma factor: MASRAELSNFLASVERRAYKQALFAVRDEEVALDIVQDCMMRIAEKYGDRPAEELPPLFQRILQNAIRDHYRRSRTHAERFTSLSAFEGDEENPADALETLETDEDANPFAGPLDALLQAETLNLVEEALQNLPPRQREAFLLRYWEGLDIAETAAVMGCTEGSVKTHCSRATHALAAALEAKGIRP, encoded by the coding sequence TTGGCTTCCCGCGCCGAGCTCTCCAACTTTCTCGCCAGCGTCGAACGCCGCGCTTACAAGCAGGCGCTGTTCGCCGTGCGCGACGAGGAGGTGGCGCTCGACATCGTCCAGGACTGCATGATGCGCATCGCGGAAAAATACGGCGACCGACCGGCCGAGGAATTGCCGCCACTTTTCCAGCGCATCCTGCAAAATGCGATCCGCGACCATTACCGGCGCAGCCGCACCCATGCGGAACGATTCACCTCGCTGTCGGCCTTCGAGGGCGATGAGGAGAATCCCGCCGATGCCCTGGAGACCCTGGAAACCGACGAGGATGCCAACCCTTTTGCCGGGCCGCTCGATGCGCTGCTCCAAGCGGAAACCCTGAATCTGGTGGAGGAAGCCTTGCAAAACCTGCCGCCCCGTCAACGCGAAGCCTTCCTGCTGCGTTATTGGGAAGGATTGGACATCGCCGAAACCGCTGCCGTCATGGGTTGCACGGAAGGCAGCGTCAAGACCCATTGTTCGCGCGCCACCCATGCCCTGGCGGCCGCGCTCGAGGCAAAAGGAATCAGACCATGA
- a CDS encoding phosphatidylserine decarboxylase, translating to MQHYPHPIIAREGWPFLGAAIALALLVTFGGAPLVWSVPFWLVALFVLQFFRDPPRVVPGDAKSVLSPADGRIVAIEPVTDPWLEREALKISVFMNVFNVHSNRSPIDGEVVSRWYHPGKFLNADLDKASTENERNSLHLRSLDGQDITCVQVAGLIARRILCYVAPGDKLVRGQRYGFIRFGSRVDLYLPKGVQVKVVVGEKVRATTTILALLP from the coding sequence TTGCAGCACTATCCGCACCCCATCATCGCTCGGGAAGGCTGGCCCTTCCTTGGCGCGGCCATCGCTCTGGCGCTGTTGGTGACCTTCGGTGGCGCGCCGCTCGTCTGGTCCGTGCCGTTCTGGCTGGTCGCGCTGTTCGTCCTGCAGTTCTTCCGCGATCCGCCGCGCGTGGTGCCGGGAGATGCGAAGAGCGTGCTCTCTCCGGCCGATGGCCGCATCGTCGCCATCGAGCCGGTGACGGATCCGTGGCTCGAGCGCGAGGCGTTGAAGATCAGCGTGTTCATGAATGTCTTCAACGTGCATTCGAACCGCAGTCCGATCGACGGCGAGGTCGTGAGCCGTTGGTATCATCCGGGCAAATTCCTGAATGCCGATCTCGACAAGGCATCGACGGAAAACGAGCGCAATTCCCTGCATCTGCGGAGCCTCGACGGCCAGGACATCACCTGCGTGCAGGTGGCAGGACTCATCGCACGACGCATTCTCTGTTACGTCGCACCGGGAGACAAACTCGTGCGCGGCCAGCGCTACGGTTTCATCCGTTTCGGCTCGCGTGTCGATCTCTATCTGCCGAAGGGGGTGCAGGTGAAAGTCGTCGTGGGCGAAAAGGTGCGCGCCACGACGACGATCCTCGCCCTTCTGCCGTAA
- the ilvN gene encoding acetolactate synthase small subunit, with amino-acid sequence MRHIISILIENEAGALSRVSGLFSARGYNIDSLTVAPTEDPSLSRMTIVSIGSDDIIEQITKQLNKLIDVVKVVDLSEAPHIERELMLVKVRATGKDREEMKRVADIFRGHIIDVTESSYVIELTGDGAKLDAFLNAIDRSLILETVRTGVCGIGRGDRILKV; translated from the coding sequence ATGCGCCACATCATCTCCATCCTGATCGAAAACGAGGCTGGCGCCCTGTCGCGTGTCTCGGGTCTGTTTTCCGCGCGCGGCTACAACATCGATTCGCTGACCGTCGCCCCGACCGAGGATCCGTCGCTGTCGCGCATGACCATCGTCAGCATCGGCTCTGACGACATCATCGAACAGATCACCAAGCAGCTCAACAAGCTGATCGACGTCGTCAAGGTGGTCGATCTGTCCGAGGCGCCACACATCGAACGCGAGCTGATGCTCGTCAAGGTGCGCGCCACCGGCAAGGACCGCGAGGAAATGAAGCGCGTCGCCGACATCTTCCGCGGCCATATCATCGACGTCACCGAATCTTCCTATGTCATCGAGCTGACCGGCGACGGCGCCAAGCTCGATGCCTTCCTCAACGCCATCGACCGCTCGTTGATCCTGGAAACCGTGCGTACCGGTGTCTGCGGCATCGGCCGCGGCGATCGCATCCTCAAAGTCTGA